The Sphaerochaeta globosa str. Buddy region AGCCTGTGCTGCCATACCCTGCATAGGACGACTCTGTACTGCTGCACCTCTTGCACCCATCTGCATCGGGACTGCAAATGCGATCGCTGCTACTACCACCAGAATGATTGCTACCATTACGAAACGTTTCTTGTTCATTGTTGACCTCCAGTCAATCTGTTTGTTGTTCTTGACTCTATAGTCGCATCCCAATATCCAGTCTGTTTCAACGGTAGGTAAAGATTAGGTAAAGCGAACCGTAAAAATAGTAGTTTTATTGCTTTTTACATCGATCGACCAGCCATGTGCCTGGACAATCGCTCGCACGATGGAAAGCCCAAGCCCCGATCCATCGCTTCTTCGTCCGGCTTCTCCCCGACTCAAACGATCGAACACATAGGGAATATAGGACTTTTCGATGGTTCCTTCATTCTCGATGCTCAGACTTTCAGCCTTTGTTGTTGCATCGGGGGTAACATTCACGCGTATTATGCTTTTTTCTTTTCCATAGCGGATGGCATTGCTTACTAGGTTCTCCAAAGCCCGCGTGAAAAGTTGTGTATCGGCACTCAGTACTGCATCCCCTGATGAGAGAACTATCTGCATGTCATGCTTGGCAGCCTGTGCTTCGAATCGTTGTATGAACGTAGTAAGAAATGCGTGCAGATTGATTTCACTCGTATGCACCTTTACATCCGGGGACTCAAGCTTGGTGAGCAAGGAAAGACTGTTGATCAAGGACTCCAGTCGCACTGTTTCGTGTTGCAGCAGATGAAGGCGCTCATCGTTAAAAGGCAATACCTTGTCCTCAACCGCTTCCAATTGGCCTTTGAGAACCGATACAGGAGTTCTAAGGTCATGAGCGATATCCTCCGCCCATTGGCGGCGCAGCTGCTCTTCGTTCTTCAAGGTATCCTGCAAGGTTTGTGCAGCATTTGCAATAATCGAAAACTCCACAATATGTTCGCTTCGCAACTCTACCGAGCGCTGTCCCCCGGCCATACTATCCAATGCCTGGGCGAGCATTTTGCTCTGACGTTTCAACGGCTTGAGGAACAAAAACGCCAAGAGCGTTGAAACAGCGAGTGCGATCAACAAAGCCCAGATGAGAATGCGTTCCGCTGCTGCAAGCAGGGAAGCATTTCCTTCCATTTCAGAGAACGTCGGCAGGTGTACAGCATACCGATAGACCAGTTCAGCCGAGCTTGACTTCACTTCCTGCCAGTTCAAGTTTTCAGTCAAACCAAGTTGCATTCCTCTGCCCCTGCCCGCTCCCCGTTCAGCCTTACGATAGGAGTACAACAGTTGACCCTGGCTGTCGCTGACATACAAATAGGTGGGAGTATAGGGCAGGGAATTGAAAAGGATCGAGGCAATTTCCGCTGTTACAGGTTGCTCTGACTGCAGCAGTTGACTGACGATGTAGGCGTTCAGGGAGGCTTCTTCCTTCGCATGCCAGGAAGCTTGTGCCGCATCGAGGCCGAACGAAAGAAACAACGAGAGAACAAGCGCAAAAATCAGGAGGCTCAAAACCACCAACGCTAGATTCAGTGCGGCAAGGGAGAAAGGTTTACGCATCCTATTGCTCCCTCTTTGTCCCACTGAAGGAGTAGCCGAATCCTCGCACGGTCTGGATCCACTCAGTCTCCCCCAACTTCGAGCGCAAGTTCTTCATATGGGTATTGATGGTCCGGTCGCTTCCGTCGTGGGTATAGCCCAGACATTGCCCAAGAAGGCGCTCGCGTTTGATCAACAGCGGCGCATTGCTTGCAAGGTAGGAAAGGAGCTTCCACTCCAGAGCCGTCAGGGACACCGGTTGGGTATCGACCAGCACTTCATGCTTCTTCTCATCGAGGGTCAGCGTATGCCCTTCTTTTTCCCAAGTGAGGGATGACTGTTTTGGCTCTCCTGACTGTTCCACCCTTCTGAGGATGGCTTGGACTCGAAGAACCAATTCCTTTGGGGAAAAAGGCTTTACAATATAGTCTTCCCCTCCGAGCTCAAGGCCGGTTATCCTATCGCTTTCCGATTCACGCGCGGTAAGAAACAAGAACGGTAGGCTCGGATCGAGGTGGTGGATCTGCTTGGCAAGTTCGAAACCGTTTCCATCACCGAGCATGACATCCAAAATGCACAGACGCGGGTGCTTGAAGGCAAGGCTTTCCACTACGCCGTGCACGCCTTCAAATTCAATAGCGGCAAAATCGGCCAATTCGAGATAGGCCTTGATGATTTGCCTAATGGATGGGTTGTCCTCTACTACATATATCATAGGTCGATGGTAGCTCGCCCGGCTTGGCAACTCAAGTGATGGACCAAAATCTTTATCTATTCTCCACCGATCAGAGGGCGGTCCACCCGCCGTCGACCAATAACAGGGTACCCGTCACCATGTCTGCACCATCGCTTGCAAGATAGAGAACAGCCGACGCGACGTCCTCGATGGTGGCTACCCTGCCGCGGGGGATTTTCGCGAGTACCGAACCAAGAAATACTGGATCGTCCAAGCGCTTGGCGGTTCCCGGGGTATACACGAAAGTAGGCCCTACGGCATTGACGGTGACCCCCCTGCCCGACCACTCGACGGCCAGGGTCTTGGTCAACATATTCAGGCCGCCCTTGGATGCACAATACACAGCCTCATGGGGGATTGCCACCACCGAGGCTTGGCTGGAAATGTTTACGATCCGGCCTTTGCCTTGTTTGAGCATCCGCCTTCCTGCTTCCTGGCAACAGAAGAAAGTTCCCTTGAGATTGAGATCCATCATCCAATCCCAGTCCTCTTCGGTAATATCCTCGGCAGGAATGGGATTGCCCATACCTGCATTGTTCACCAATACATCGATACAGCCGAGTTCTGCCTCAATACGAGCAAAGCAGGAACGAATCGAGTCCACCCGCCTGAGGTCCAAGGCAAAGGTGTACGCCTTTCCCCCTTCCCCGACAATGGTCTCTTTCACTTCCTGCAATGCTTCAACATCTCGCGCAGCAAGAGCCACCGTGGCCCCTTCGGATGCAATTATGCGGGCCAGGCCTCTTCCGATACCCTTACTTGCACCCGTAACAACAACCAGTTTCCCCTGTAGGTGTGCACCAAATTTTTGCGTATCCATACTAGCCTCCACATAGCTACGCTACGATGGATACCGGCATTTTGCAAGCTACAGATAGGGTTCAATACGCCTGAGAGCTCCCTCTATTCTCAGTTTTGCCCCGTCATCCAGCTCTTTGAACGGCTTTCTACACGGGCCTGAAGGAACACCCAGATAGGTCATGCAATACTTGACCGCTGAGAAAATCCCCTCCTTGACCACCGCTTCAATGAAGTTGTTGAGCATATGCTGTTTCTGCTGAGCACCGCTTATGTTGGAGCCAAGAAAATCTTCACGGATGGAAGCAAAAAGTTTAGGACAGACATTGACTGTCGTCCCGATGGTGCTCTGTGCCCCGGCGGCAAGACTGTAGAGGAAAATCTCATCAAACCCATTGAACAGAATTTTCTTGGGGAAAGCCTGCCCAAGGCGTTCAAGGTCATAGAGGTTCATGGAGGTATGCTTGACGCCGATGATTTTGACGCTCTGCATGACCGAACTCTCCTTGGAAAAGGAAATCCCGGTAAATTGGGGAATGTTGTACACAATAACCCCAAGGTCCACCGCATTCACTACATCCAAATAGTAGTTCTCCACCTCTTTCTGTGAATAGTGGTAGTAGATGGGAGGAATGAGGGAGACAGCTTTTGCTCCTACTTTCTGTGCATGCACCGAGAGCTGAATCGCCTCCCGAGTCCCTAATGAACCGGTATGCACATAGAAAGGAACCTTGTTTTTGCACACCTCGCTGACCAGCGATGCTATCAGCATTCGTTCTTCTACACTGAGGAGCAAGCCTTCACCTGATGAACCACAGCAGTAAAAACCTTCACTGCCGTGTTCAATCTCATACATAACCAGGTTCTGGAGTGCATTCTCATCGATGCTCCGATCCTCTCTCATCGGTGTAATGAGCGCCGATACTACTGCAGGCGTCCTGTCTACCATGCTGTCCATCCCCCGTCGACCACCAGATTCGAACCGGTCATATACGTCGAAGCATCACTTGCCAAAAAGACCACGGCACCGTTGAACTCATCAGCTTTCGCCATTCTACCCATCGGCATGCGCGCATGGTAATTCTTATGGAAGTGTTCGTCCTGGGTTTCACGCCAGACTCCTGAGGGAGTAAGGGTATTAACCCGGATTCCCTGCTTGGCCCAATAGGTTGCACAGTAGCGGGTCAGATTGTAGATGCCACTTTTTGCAGCACTATAGGCAACAGGCTTGATGAAGGGAACACCAGTCATTTCCTTCTTGTAGGCATAAATGTCCTGTACCGGGCTAAGCATGCCGTAAATGGAACCAACTTGTATGATCGACCCGCCCTTCGAAGCCTTAATCAACCTTGCACCGAAAGCTTGGGTCATCAAAAAGGTACCTACAAGGTTGGTCTCGACCACTTCACGGAAGACTTCCTCGGGAAAGGTCTCAAATGGCCCTGAAACCTCAGGAGGAGCACTGGGCTGGGTGTCGATACCTGCATTGTTGATCAGAACATCGGCAACACCCCAGGTAGACTCTACGGTATCGAGGGCTTGGTTGATGGATTCCTTATTGGTGATATCGGCTTGCGTCAACAGCAGGTTTGCATGCGATGCATACTCTTTCGTTAAAGCCTTCTCAGCCTTCTGCGCATTGGCAGAGCGGGAAAATACGGCGACTTTCGCATCGCGGCGAAGAAATTCCTTCACGAACTCGGCACCGATCTGGCCAAGGCCGCCGGTTATTACCACAATTTTTCCTGAAACATCGAACAATCTATCTTTCATAGTGTTTCCTTCAATATATTGACATTAGGCTTGCAAGAGTTTGGTAGGAAGCCACGTTACTACTTCCGGAATATACGTACACATAAACAAAACAATTACCAAGGGAATGATGAACGGCAGAATTGCCTTGTACATCTTATTCAATGAAACTTTTGAAACATCCCCGATAATGAACAGGCAGACGCCAAACGGAGGGGTGACCTGGCCGATCATCAGGTTCAGAATCATCACTACCCCGAAATGCACCAGATCGATCTGCAATGCTTTGACGATGGGAAGCAGAACCGGCAGCATCAAGGTTAGGATTGCACCCGGCTCCATGAACATTCCCAGAACCAACAACAGAATGTTGATCACCAGCAATATCAAATTGGGATTGTCGCTGATGCCCAGAATAAAGTCCGCCATCTGGGCGGAAACGCCTTCTTTTATCAGTACATAGCTGAACAGCATTGATGTACCGATGATGAACAGCGTATTGGCACTGGTAATGGCACTTTCAAGCAGGCACTGCTTGAAGGTTTTCCAATCCAAGGTGCGGTACACAAACAATGCAATAACCAGAGCATATCCGACAGCAACGCTGGATGCTTCGGTTGGCGTGAACAAACCGAACACAAAGCCGCTGAGAATAATCAGAGGGGTGATGATAGACAATACAGAAGCAAAGAATTGTTTGATGAGCAACCGCATATTGAACGCAGTCCGTTCATACTTACGCCTAACGGCAAAGATAAACACTAAGACCATTAAAGCAACAGCCATCAAAAGACCGGGAACCACGCCTCCCATGAAGAGCTGGGAAACACTGACCGAAGCAACTGATCCATAAATGATGAGGGGAATGGATGGGGGGAAAATGGGACCAATGACCGAAGAGGCTGCCGTAATGCCTGCAGAAAATTCCTCGTCGTATCCGTTGGTCGTCATGGCTTGCATTTCGATGGTCCCCAAGCCACCGGCGTCAGCGGCAGCACTGCCCGACATACCGGCAAAAATGAGGCTGGCAACAACATTTGCATGACCAAGACCGCCGGGAATCCATCCTACCAGACGCTTGGCGAAGTCAAAAATATTTTCGGTAATCTTTCCGGCATTCATCAGATTGCCCGCAAGAATGAACAAGGGAATGGCTATCAACAAGAAGGAGTCGATGCCGCTGACCATTTTCTGACCGATGACCATCAAGGGATACCCCAAATTCAGACACCCAAGGATGGCACTGGCACCGATGGAGATGCTGATAGGCACACCGATCAACAACAAAACAACAAAACTTCCAAAAAAGAGAATCATCGGCTCCTCTCCCCTCTTGCCTTTTCAACAAGCTCGTAGATTGATTTAATGCAGAGAAAACTCCCTGTAATCGCCATCGGGACATACTGCCAAAGTTTGGCAAACTTGGGCATGGAGGAGTAGTATTCGGTGCTCACATAAGGATACAAGCCAAAAAATGCGATGACCATAATCGTCCCAAGGGCTGCTGCCACCATTTTATGAATAACCCAGAGCACTGTTTTCAAGGTGCCTTTTGTCCTGACATAGAACATGTCCAAGCTTATCATCCTCTGTTTGTCATAGAGCACGATAACACCCAAAAAGGCCATCCACAGGAACATGAAACCTGCCATCTCGGTCATTCCTCGAAAGGATTTTCCCAATATGTTACGCAGTACCAGTTCATTGAGCATGAGAAGCACAATGCCTGCCACCAAGCACATAAGGAGTACCGAGACCAGGCGGACGAAGAGATCCAGGAGTTTTTTTACTAATTGCATGTACCACCTTCCCAAACTGTACAAACAGAAGGGCGGAGGAAACCGCCCTTCTTCAGACTCTATACCTTACTTTGCGAGAATTGCATCTACGATTTTTTGGTCATACCAAGCTTCAGAGGCATACTGCTTGTAATAGGCAGATCCCCCGAGCTTGTTCTTGAAGCTCTGGATATCGGGATTTTCGATGAACTGCACGCCTGCTTTCTTCAGCGTCTCGGTTGCAGTTACGTTGTCTTCCTCGATTGTGTCGAAGGAGTACTTTGCTGCTGCAATTGCCTGTTCCTTGAGTATCTTCTGCTGGTCGGCAGTAAGCTTATCCCAAGACTTCTGGTTCATGGCCATCGTGCAACCCATCCACATGTAGTTGATGAAGCTGTAGTGTTTGATATCGTCGTAGGTTGCATTGGCTACCAGGTGGTAGGTTGCGTTGTCCTGGGCTTCAGCGGTTCCATTGGCAAGGGCGATGGCAAGCTCATTGAGTGCGAGTGCTACGGGTGTTGATCCCAAGGCACCCCAGACATCGAGGTACATCTTGCTGGTCGGAACGCGAATCTTCAGTCCCTTTACATCATCAACGTTCTTTACAGGGCGGTTGGTGGTTGCAACATGACGCATGCCATTGTCGCCTTCGGAGAGGTATACAAGCCCGGCTTTGGGAAGGTCGGCGAAAATCTGCTCGCCGATTGCACTGTTGACAATCTCATACGCTTCCTGAGCTGAATCAAAAAGGAACGGCAGGTCAAGGATTTTTGCTTTGTCGTAGAAACTGGTAAATCCGCTTGTTCCTGCAAAAATTACGTCAATGGTTCCCATTCTGGTCGACTGCAGGGCCTCGGCATCGTTGCCAAGCTCACCGCTGTGATGGGCGACCATCTTTATGGTGCCATTCGAAGCTGCTTCCACCAATTCCTTGTACTTGAGAATGGTTTTCGTAGGTACAGAGTTTACGTTGCCAGGGGAGTATACGGTTAACGTTACGCTCTCTGCCTGTGCGCTTGCTTCTTTGCCGCCTTGGGCAAAGGCCAATGAGAGACCGAGCATCAGTACGGCCATGACGAGCAACATTCGTTTCATAATAAGAACCTCCAAAGGATTTGTAGGATGCCGGATTGTCAGACAATCCATGCGTTACATACTGAGTTTACCACGAATACCCTGGTTGTCAACCGTAAATTTCCTAACAATTCTTTGACTATGCCCCATTTTCGTGCTAGTCTGTTGTCAGACAAACATTATGAAAGAAATAAAACGCATATCCGTGACCACCCAAGTGATAGACTCGATCCGCGAGTCAATTCTTCAGGGAACCTACCCCGTAGGTTCAAAACTCCCTCCAGAGGTAAAGCTCTGTGAAATGCTCTCGGTGAGTCGTTCCACCGTCCGTGAAGCGATGCGCTCACTACAAGCAGAAGGGTATGTCGAATTGATCTCCGGCAAAGGCGCTTTTGTCAAGGACAACCAAGGACACGACTATGATGCCATTCGTTCGTGGTTCATCGAAGTCGCTCCCACCCTCAAGGATACCACCGAGGTCCGCGAAGCGTTGGAAACGCTGCAGGTACGCATGGCCATCAAGCGTGGAAGCGATGAGGAGTTGGTTATTCTGCAGCAAATTCACCAGCAATTCATCGAAGAGAACAAGGTCAGCAATGTAACCGCCCTAGCCGAGCTCGATGAACAGTTTCATACCCAAATCTGTCACATGGCGCATAACCCATTGCTTTTGAAAATTAACCAATTGATGGCCATGGAACTCAAGCGTTATCGACTCATGTCCATTTCGGTGAAAACCAGCTCAGACAATACCATTCGCGAACATGAGTTGATAATCAACGCCATTGAGGAGCGGGACAATCAGAAGGCTGCAGCGTACATGCTCGCACACTTAGGCAGCTCGCTTGCTGATATAAACAAGGTTCTTGAAGGCCAGAAGTAAGAACATTGTTGACATCCCTTCGCTTTCCCAGCATAGTCGGCTGTAAGGGAACGGGAGATACTGTCATGCAACCAAAAAAACCATCCATCTATACAGGGGACAAGACGGTGAAAACTTTCTTGGCCACTATTTTGTTTTCCGGTCTTGCCTACGGCTTTTATCGGGGGATTCAGGACAACTACTTGGCGGAAATTGTCAAGATTTCTGAATTCGAACGCGGTATTGTGGAATTCTTTCGGGAAATTCCCGGCCTCATGCTCGTCTTCATCCTTGCTTGGATGTATCGCCTCAGTGAAACCAAGGTTTTCAAGATCGGTACAGCCATCATGCTTGGAGGCGTCCTCGGTCTTTTGCTGCTGGGATCGAGCAAAGTGGTCGTCATTCTTTTTATGGTGGTTTTCAGTACCGGTGAACATATTGTCATGCCTATCAAGAGTTCAATGTCCCTCGCCTTTGCCAAGAGCGACAAGGGAGGAGCGAGCTTGGGCGTGACTTCCAGCATCAGCCACGGGGGCAACATCATCGGCTATATGCTGGTTTCCCTGCTCTTTGTCGTGCTCGCAAGCCTGGGGTATGCACGCGACTCACTCTTGGGCTTCCGCATTGTCTTCCTCATTGCGGCCATCCTGCTGCTTCTCTCCACCATGATAGCGCTGTCCATGAAGGACAAAGGAAAGCAGGTAAAACGCTCACGCCTGTACTTCAACAAAAAGTATACCAAGTTTTACATGCTGGAAATATTCTATGGAGCCCGCAAGCAAATCTTCCTCACCTTCGCCCCCTATGCGCTCATTCTCTTTTATGGTGCCGACACTTCGGTCATCGCCCTACTACTGGCCATTTGCGCAGTCTTTGGCATGCTTCTCAGCCCGGTAATAGGGATGCTGGTGGACAAGCTGGGGTATAAGAAAATCATGGTTGCCGATACCCTGATTCTTGTTGTCGTCTGCTTCTTCTACGGATATGCACATCGTCTCTTTCCGATGCATATCGCCTTTATCGTGGTCTGTATCAATTTTGTTCTGGACTCAATCATCAGTTTGGCAAGCATGGCAACCAACGTCTATGTCCGTGACCTTAGCTCCAGTCGCGAAGAGCTGACAGCCACTCTGACAACGGGAATATCGGTCAATCACCTGATCAGCGTCCTGATTGCATTGCTGGGCGGCTACATCTGGAAAACCTTGGGCATTGAAGTATTGTTTAC contains the following coding sequences:
- a CDS encoding sensor histidine kinase; its protein translation is MRKPFSLAALNLALVVLSLLIFALVLSLFLSFGLDAAQASWHAKEEASLNAYIVSQLLQSEQPVTAEIASILFNSLPYTPTYLYVSDSQGQLLYSYRKAERGAGRGRGMQLGLTENLNWQEVKSSSAELVYRYAVHLPTFSEMEGNASLLAAAERILIWALLIALAVSTLLAFLFLKPLKRQSKMLAQALDSMAGGQRSVELRSEHIVEFSIIANAAQTLQDTLKNEEQLRRQWAEDIAHDLRTPVSVLKGQLEAVEDKVLPFNDERLHLLQHETVRLESLINSLSLLTKLESPDVKVHTSEINLHAFLTTFIQRFEAQAAKHDMQIVLSSGDAVLSADTQLFTRALENLVSNAIRYGKEKSIIRVNVTPDATTKAESLSIENEGTIEKSYIPYVFDRLSRGEAGRRSDGSGLGLSIVRAIVQAHGWSIDVKSNKTTIFTVRFT
- a CDS encoding response regulator transcription factor — encoded protein: MIYVVEDNPSIRQIIKAYLELADFAAIEFEGVHGVVESLAFKHPRLCILDVMLGDGNGFELAKQIHHLDPSLPFLFLTARESESDRITGLELGGEDYIVKPFSPKELVLRVQAILRRVEQSGEPKQSSLTWEKEGHTLTLDEKKHEVLVDTQPVSLTALEWKLLSYLASNAPLLIKRERLLGQCLGYTHDGSDRTINTHMKNLRSKLGETEWIQTVRGFGYSFSGTKREQ
- a CDS encoding SDR family NAD(P)-dependent oxidoreductase; translation: MDTQKFGAHLQGKLVVVTGASKGIGRGLARIIASEGATVALAARDVEALQEVKETIVGEGGKAYTFALDLRRVDSIRSCFARIEAELGCIDVLVNNAGMGNPIPAEDITEEDWDWMMDLNLKGTFFCCQEAGRRMLKQGKGRIVNISSQASVVAIPHEAVYCASKGGLNMLTKTLAVEWSGRGVTVNAVGPTFVYTPGTAKRLDDPVFLGSVLAKIPRGRVATIEDVASAVLYLASDGADMVTGTLLLVDGGWTAL
- a CDS encoding dihydrodipicolinate synthase family protein, giving the protein MVDRTPAVVSALITPMREDRSIDENALQNLVMYEIEHGSEGFYCCGSSGEGLLLSVEERMLIASLVSEVCKNKVPFYVHTGSLGTREAIQLSVHAQKVGAKAVSLIPPIYYHYSQKEVENYYLDVVNAVDLGVIVYNIPQFTGISFSKESSVMQSVKIIGVKHTSMNLYDLERLGQAFPKKILFNGFDEIFLYSLAAGAQSTIGTTVNVCPKLFASIREDFLGSNISGAQQKQHMLNNFIEAVVKEGIFSAVKYCMTYLGVPSGPCRKPFKELDDGAKLRIEGALRRIEPYL
- a CDS encoding SDR family oxidoreductase gives rise to the protein MKDRLFDVSGKIVVITGGLGQIGAEFVKEFLRRDAKVAVFSRSANAQKAEKALTKEYASHANLLLTQADITNKESINQALDTVESTWGVADVLINNAGIDTQPSAPPEVSGPFETFPEEVFREVVETNLVGTFLMTQAFGARLIKASKGGSIIQVGSIYGMLSPVQDIYAYKKEMTGVPFIKPVAYSAAKSGIYNLTRYCATYWAKQGIRVNTLTPSGVWRETQDEHFHKNYHARMPMGRMAKADEFNGAVVFLASDASTYMTGSNLVVDGGWTAW
- a CDS encoding TRAP transporter large permease, translated to MILFFGSFVVLLLIGVPISISIGASAILGCLNLGYPLMVIGQKMVSGIDSFLLIAIPLFILAGNLMNAGKITENIFDFAKRLVGWIPGGLGHANVVASLIFAGMSGSAAADAGGLGTIEMQAMTTNGYDEEFSAGITAASSVIGPIFPPSIPLIIYGSVASVSVSQLFMGGVVPGLLMAVALMVLVFIFAVRRKYERTAFNMRLLIKQFFASVLSIITPLIILSGFVFGLFTPTEASSVAVGYALVIALFVYRTLDWKTFKQCLLESAITSANTLFIIGTSMLFSYVLIKEGVSAQMADFILGISDNPNLILLVINILLLVLGMFMEPGAILTLMLPVLLPIVKALQIDLVHFGVVMILNLMIGQVTPPFGVCLFIIGDVSKVSLNKMYKAILPFIIPLVIVLFMCTYIPEVVTWLPTKLLQA
- a CDS encoding TRAP transporter small permease, encoding MQLVKKLLDLFVRLVSVLLMCLVAGIVLLMLNELVLRNILGKSFRGMTEMAGFMFLWMAFLGVIVLYDKQRMISLDMFYVRTKGTLKTVLWVIHKMVAAALGTIMVIAFFGLYPYVSTEYYSSMPKFAKLWQYVPMAITGSFLCIKSIYELVEKARGERSR
- a CDS encoding TRAP transporter substrate-binding protein, which gives rise to MKRMLLVMAVLMLGLSLAFAQGGKEASAQAESVTLTVYSPGNVNSVPTKTILKYKELVEAASNGTIKMVAHHSGELGNDAEALQSTRMGTIDVIFAGTSGFTSFYDKAKILDLPFLFDSAQEAYEIVNSAIGEQIFADLPKAGLVYLSEGDNGMRHVATTNRPVKNVDDVKGLKIRVPTSKMYLDVWGALGSTPVALALNELAIALANGTAEAQDNATYHLVANATYDDIKHYSFINYMWMGCTMAMNQKSWDKLTADQQKILKEQAIAAAKYSFDTIEEDNVTATETLKKAGVQFIENPDIQSFKNKLGGSAYYKQYASEAWYDQKIVDAILAK
- a CDS encoding FadR/GntR family transcriptional regulator, with the translated sequence MKEIKRISVTTQVIDSIRESILQGTYPVGSKLPPEVKLCEMLSVSRSTVREAMRSLQAEGYVELISGKGAFVKDNQGHDYDAIRSWFIEVAPTLKDTTEVREALETLQVRMAIKRGSDEELVILQQIHQQFIEENKVSNVTALAELDEQFHTQICHMAHNPLLLKINQLMAMELKRYRLMSISVKTSSDNTIREHELIINAIEERDNQKAAAYMLAHLGSSLADINKVLEGQK
- a CDS encoding MFS transporter → MQPKKPSIYTGDKTVKTFLATILFSGLAYGFYRGIQDNYLAEIVKISEFERGIVEFFREIPGLMLVFILAWMYRLSETKVFKIGTAIMLGGVLGLLLLGSSKVVVILFMVVFSTGEHIVMPIKSSMSLAFAKSDKGGASLGVTSSISHGGNIIGYMLVSLLFVVLASLGYARDSLLGFRIVFLIAAILLLLSTMIALSMKDKGKQVKRSRLYFNKKYTKFYMLEIFYGARKQIFLTFAPYALILFYGADTSVIALLLAICAVFGMLLSPVIGMLVDKLGYKKIMVADTLILVVVCFFYGYAHRLFPMHIAFIVVCINFVLDSIISLASMATNVYVRDLSSSREELTATLTTGISVNHLISVLIALLGGYIWKTLGIEVLFTMSAILGVINSLFAATIKKPEQRTLY